TCAAGCGCTTCGGGTGAACATGAGTAATATCAGGCGTAAAATCGAAAAAAACCCTGCTGAACCAGTGTATATTTTGACGGAAGTAGGGGTTGGGTACCGGATGGCAGAAGAATAATATGTTATGATAAAAGTAAACGCCAGGAGGAATTAAGATGCATAAAACAATCCGTAGCGTAGACGTTTATTATGAAAAACATGGTGAAGGAATACCGATAATAATGATTCACGGCTTTGCGCCCGATTCGCAGCTGATGATTGGCTGCATGGAGCCAGTATTCGATAAAGAAAGCCCGTTTTCGCGCATTTATTTGGATTTGCCAGGAATGGGGAAAACCGAGAATTACGACTCTATTCAAAATGCCGACCACGTGTTAACGCTGTTGTTAGAATTTATTGAAGCAGTAATTCCGGGCGAGCAATTTTTACTCGCCGGGGAATCATATGGTGGTTATTTAGCTCGCGGAATTGCAGCGAAAATGCCGGATAGAGTACTAGGTGTTCTGCTCATTTGCCCGGTAATCTATCCGGAAAAAGAAAGAAGAACCTTGCCCGAACAAAAAGTCATGTATCAAGACGAGACGTTTATAAGCACACTGTCTAATGAAGACCGTGCCTACTTTTCAAAAAGTGGTGTCATTTTAACGGCGCGAAACTGGAACCGATTCTTAGCAGAAGTGATGGCTGGGATGATTAATGCGGATGGTGAATTTTTGGACCGTTTATCCGCGAATTATGCGCTAAGTTTTGACCCAGATGAAAAAGCATTATTCGATGTGCCAGCATTGTTCTTATTTGGTCGTCAAGATGATCATGTGGGGTATGCGGATGGTCTTACTTTGCTAGAAAAATATCCACATGCATCGTTTGCTATCCTTGATTTTGCGGGTCATAATTTGCAAATTGAACAACCAAAAATATTTACGACAATGGTACAGGATTTCTTATTCCGCGTGAAACCAGAATAAGCTAGCCTTTATGACCACCAACCATTTCAGACCGTTTTAGCCCAGTCGCTCCATTTAGCAAACTGCTTGCGTGCATAAGTGATTTGAAACCATAACGCGTACGAATTTTATCGACAGTTATTTCTAATTGCTCATGATTTAAAGTACGGGTAGCATCTTCAAATAAATTGAGTTGCAGCCCGGTTTTTAAAGTAATTTTACCGCATGAAATCGCAATGGAGCGCACGGGCTCTCGTTCATCGTAACGCCTGAATAGTTGCAGGAAATAAGGAATAAGCGCATGACTACTACTCGTAGGAGGGATTTTAGCTTGATGGCTAAATCCTTTTTTTATGCTGTATTTACTGTAGCCGATACTTAAATGAATGACCGCGGTATCCAAGTGATTTTGCCGCAAACGCATAGCTACTTCCTCGACCATTTCACGAATAACAATTTCGACCTCAGCAGGCACATGATAGTCTTTTTCGAGAATTTGGCTTTTTCCGTAACTTTTACTAATCGGGACATATTTTTCATTTAAAAGGCTGTAATCAATACCGTGAGAGTGGTAGTAAAGTTGCTCGCCGACCACGCCCATCGCGTTTTTTAATAGTTGGGGTGGCGTTTGGCTTAGCTGGTACATATTAAAAATCCCCATTTTTTGCAGTCGAACCGCAGTCCGGCGACCAATTCCGCACACATCATCCAAATGCCTAATCTTCCAAATGGTCTCTGGTACATCTTCATAACGCCATTCAGCGATTCCGTCATCGCGATTTTTGGCAACATTATCGAGTGCGAGTTTTGCAAGAAGTGGGTTGTCGCCAATCCCAACTGTGACATACAGCCGTAATTCTTCTAAAATATCACGCTG
This genomic stretch from Listeria swaminathanii harbors:
- a CDS encoding alpha/beta fold hydrolase, encoding MHKTIRSVDVYYEKHGEGIPIIMIHGFAPDSQLMIGCMEPVFDKESPFSRIYLDLPGMGKTENYDSIQNADHVLTLLLEFIEAVIPGEQFLLAGESYGGYLARGIAAKMPDRVLGVLLICPVIYPEKERRTLPEQKVMYQDETFISTLSNEDRAYFSKSGVILTARNWNRFLAEVMAGMINADGEFLDRLSANYALSFDPDEKALFDVPALFLFGRQDDHVGYADGLTLLEKYPHASFAILDFAGHNLQIEQPKIFTTMVQDFLFRVKPE
- a CDS encoding Y-family DNA polymerase, with amino-acid sequence MHRAVIFYALILNRFFASVECVKRRLNPLEAYLVVMSNADRAGGLVLAATPKMKQVHHIKTGSRMYELPTWDKRIIIAPPRMKLYLKVNAMIQAIFRRYVPAEFIHVYSIDECFLDITGSHLLFGSTEEIVRKIQRDILEELRLYVTVGIGDNPLLAKLALDNVAKNRDDGIAEWRYEDVPETIWKIRHLDDVCGIGRRTAVRLQKMGIFNMYQLSQTPPQLLKNAMGVVGEQLYYHSHGIDYSLLNEKYVPISKSYGKSQILEKDYHVPAEVEIVIREMVEEVAMRLRQNHLDTAVIHLSIGYSKYSIKKGFSHQAKIPPTSSSHALIPYFLQLFRRYDEREPVRSIAISCGKITLKTGLQLNLFEDATRTLNHEQLEITVDKIRTRYGFKSLMHASSLLNGATGLKRSEMVGGHKG